One window of Desulfobacca acetoxidans DSM 11109 genomic DNA carries:
- a CDS encoding efflux RND transporter periplasmic adaptor subunit — protein MWKLLPSGKALWKNKFIAIAVVAVIILLTSIWVWRADKQDSLSYSFAVVNRGDLQATITATGTVEPEELVDVGAQVAGKITVFGKDKSGKTVDYGSVVEAGAILAKIDDAIYAAEAAQAKAQLAQAKANVQRAEAELGQLRAKFLQAERDWVRARKLGPSDALSESDYDAAQSAFEVAKANVDVGRATLLQAKEGVAQSEAALSRASQNLDYCTIKAPVNGVIIDRRVNIGQTVVASLNAPSLFLIAKDLTRLQIWAPVNEADIGNIHPGQPVTFVVDAYPRDTFKGVVGKVRLNATMTQNVVTYTVEVNTDNAEQKLIPYLTANVRFLVAKRQNVLLVPNAALRWRPQLAQIAPDFRQQYQKDESTGVLRTASAKAKKEEWGVGTLWVPKGAYIQPMEVRLGPSDGTFTEVQGPGLQEGLKVVAGEKRLADEENSSGSPSPFTPKLFGGKAPRPH, from the coding sequence ATGTGGAAATTGCTCCCGTCTGGTAAGGCTCTTTGGAAAAATAAATTTATTGCGATCGCTGTGGTGGCTGTCATTATCCTGTTGACGTCAATCTGGGTCTGGCGCGCCGATAAACAAGACTCCCTCTCGTATAGTTTCGCAGTAGTCAACCGAGGCGATCTGCAGGCTACCATTACCGCTACGGGTACGGTGGAGCCGGAGGAGCTGGTAGATGTGGGCGCCCAGGTGGCGGGGAAGATCACCGTTTTTGGGAAAGACAAAAGTGGCAAAACGGTCGATTACGGTTCTGTCGTGGAGGCCGGGGCCATTTTGGCCAAGATTGACGATGCCATTTACGCTGCCGAAGCAGCCCAAGCCAAAGCGCAGTTGGCCCAGGCCAAAGCCAATGTACAGCGGGCTGAGGCCGAACTGGGGCAATTGCGGGCCAAGTTCCTCCAGGCCGAGCGGGATTGGGTGCGCGCCCGGAAACTAGGGCCGTCCGATGCCTTGTCCGAAAGCGATTATGATGCGGCTCAGTCGGCCTTTGAAGTTGCCAAGGCCAACGTCGACGTCGGGCGGGCCACTCTGTTGCAGGCCAAAGAAGGTGTGGCACAATCCGAAGCCGCCTTAAGCAGGGCCTCTCAAAACTTGGATTATTGCACTATTAAAGCCCCGGTCAACGGTGTGATCATCGACCGGCGGGTAAATATCGGTCAGACGGTGGTGGCCAGCCTCAATGCTCCTAGTCTCTTCCTGATTGCCAAGGACCTGACCCGTTTACAGATCTGGGCGCCGGTAAATGAGGCTGACATCGGCAATATCCACCCCGGCCAGCCCGTCACCTTTGTCGTCGATGCCTACCCGCGGGACACCTTTAAGGGCGTAGTGGGCAAAGTCCGGTTAAATGCCACCATGACCCAGAACGTCGTGACCTATACCGTGGAAGTTAACACCGATAACGCCGAACAGAAGTTGATTCCCTACCTGACGGCGAATGTTAGGTTTCTGGTGGCAAAGCGCCAAAATGTTCTGTTGGTCCCCAACGCCGCCTTGCGTTGGCGTCCCCAACTGGCGCAGATAGCGCCTGATTTTCGACAGCAGTATCAAAAGGATGAGAGCACCGGGGTTTTGAGGACCGCCTCGGCAAAAGCCAAGAAAGAGGAGTGGGGCGTGGGGACGTTATGGGTGCCAAAAGGCGCCTATATTCAGCCAATGGAAGTTCGGTTGGGTCCGAGCGACGGAACGTTCACCGAAGTTCAGGGTCCGGGACTGCAGGAGGGTTTAAAGGTTGTGGCAGGTGAAAAACGATTGGCAGATGAAGAGAATTCCTCTGGTTCTCCCAGTCCCTTCACACCCAAACTCTTTGGCGGTAAAGCACCCCGACCTCACTAG
- a CDS encoding FeoA family protein, with protein MVKSMRHMDLNERAVIKTVAANKELGRRIRDMGLLPGTEVLIVGRAPLLDPVALRLKGFTMALRNSEADHITVETEG; from the coding sequence ATGGTGAAGTCAATGCGGCACATGGATTTAAACGAGCGCGCGGTTATCAAAACGGTGGCCGCCAACAAAGAATTGGGCCGGCGAATCAGGGACATGGGGCTGTTGCCCGGCACGGAAGTCTTGATTGTCGGCCGGGCGCCACTCCTGGACCCGGTGGCCTTGCGGTTGAAAGGTTTCACCATGGCCCTGCGCAATAGTGAAGCCGACCACATCACGGTGGAGACGGAGGGTTAA
- a CDS encoding heavy metal translocating P-type ATPase yields MVYEVCHAIPGRLRLKISLRREEGSLLRDLQQYLLEQKAIFSVERRVKSNSLVIRYYPKKITQPAVLSEVKGFFKVKGLTIPARRGSPKSLRGSMARFLGLTACMGYVFIKKVLLKQAIAQGPFSVLGLVAGLSSLSTLKSGLTERKDKPGISLETFIGGAALAAVGAGEALAALQVLWIEEGSHLLTDYLADKSQRKIRELFSLAGEKVFILQEGVEIEIPFDALQVKDEVVLHSGERVPVDGEIIHGTALVDTAHITGQLQPEKKAAGEFVFAGSYIREGVITVRAQRVGEDLYLRQVLKLAEEALSNRAEVQRVADKLGERMLRAGLIATGATYLITANFAKTFAVMLTMACPCATALAAGSAISSGLYAAMRKGILIKGGRYLEEVGTADTYCFDKTGTITPRQPQVSLILGANGTKPETLLEWAVSAEQHNKHPIASAIKQEAQRQGVRPLPHALCDYILGSGVRAEVQGKQVLVGNERFLEKEHIHLVPVLTREAQKAEARGQTIVYVAVEDTTLGLIGIDNHLQRGAAGLLEALQARGVKKTVMITGDKAEVARQVLRHLPFDVHYSLLLPEDKARVVNELKGNGHKVVVVGDGVNDALALAEADIGIAVGGGGSEIALATADVVLTNGDLAKVLYLRELSQQTLKIVYQNFWLATSTDLIGAGLGILGFLPPVLAGLFHVAHSLGIMANSSRLLTFAPQSNETYADSQAETQLPDSRRLDTLAIH; encoded by the coding sequence ATGGTTTACGAAGTCTGCCATGCCATTCCAGGGCGCCTGCGCCTAAAAATATCCCTTCGGCGGGAAGAAGGTAGTCTGCTTAGAGACCTGCAACAGTATCTCTTAGAGCAGAAGGCTATCTTTTCGGTAGAACGGCGAGTAAAAAGCAACAGTCTGGTCATCCGCTACTATCCGAAGAAAATCACGCAGCCGGCGGTGCTGTCCGAGGTCAAGGGATTTTTCAAAGTGAAAGGTCTTACTATTCCTGCCCGGCGTGGGAGCCCCAAGAGCCTGAGAGGTTCTATGGCCCGCTTTCTCGGGCTCACAGCCTGCATGGGATACGTGTTCATCAAAAAAGTTCTGTTGAAGCAGGCCATTGCCCAGGGACCTTTTAGTGTCTTAGGCCTGGTGGCGGGCCTTTCTTCACTGTCAACTTTGAAATCCGGCCTGACGGAAAGGAAAGACAAGCCGGGAATTTCATTAGAGACTTTTATCGGAGGGGCGGCTCTGGCCGCGGTGGGGGCCGGCGAGGCGCTGGCGGCTTTACAAGTGCTGTGGATAGAAGAAGGTTCCCATCTGCTCACAGATTATTTGGCAGACAAGTCCCAGAGAAAGATCAGAGAACTGTTTTCTCTGGCCGGGGAAAAGGTCTTTATTCTTCAAGAAGGCGTAGAAATCGAAATACCTTTTGACGCCCTGCAGGTTAAGGATGAGGTCGTTCTGCACAGCGGCGAGCGGGTGCCGGTAGATGGTGAGATAATCCATGGAACGGCTTTGGTGGATACCGCCCATATCACCGGCCAACTCCAGCCCGAAAAAAAGGCCGCGGGTGAATTTGTCTTTGCCGGCAGCTATATCCGGGAAGGAGTCATCACGGTCAGAGCCCAGAGGGTGGGAGAGGATCTCTATCTGCGGCAGGTCTTAAAACTGGCTGAAGAGGCCCTGTCCAATCGCGCCGAGGTGCAAAGGGTGGCAGACAAGCTGGGGGAACGGATGTTGCGCGCCGGTCTTATCGCCACCGGGGCCACCTACCTGATCACAGCCAACTTTGCCAAAACTTTTGCCGTTATGCTGACCATGGCGTGCCCCTGTGCTACGGCTCTGGCTGCCGGCAGCGCCATCAGTAGCGGCCTTTATGCGGCCATGCGCAAGGGAATTTTGATCAAGGGCGGTCGTTATCTGGAAGAAGTCGGAACTGCCGATACTTACTGCTTCGATAAAACCGGCACCATTACCCCCCGTCAGCCCCAGGTGAGCCTGATTCTGGGGGCCAATGGTACAAAACCTGAAACCCTGCTGGAGTGGGCGGTGTCAGCCGAACAACACAACAAACACCCCATAGCCAGTGCGATCAAACAAGAGGCCCAACGGCAAGGGGTTCGACCTCTCCCCCATGCTCTGTGCGATTATATCCTGGGATCAGGGGTGCGAGCCGAGGTTCAGGGCAAACAGGTACTGGTGGGCAATGAACGATTTTTAGAGAAGGAGCACATTCATCTGGTTCCTGTCCTGACGAGGGAAGCTCAAAAAGCCGAGGCGCGGGGACAGACAATAGTATACGTGGCCGTGGAGGATACCACTTTAGGCCTGATTGGCATCGATAACCACCTGCAAAGGGGCGCCGCCGGGTTGCTAGAGGCCCTCCAGGCCCGCGGGGTGAAAAAAACCGTGATGATCACGGGGGATAAGGCCGAAGTGGCGCGCCAGGTGTTACGACATCTGCCTTTCGACGTCCACTACAGCTTACTACTGCCGGAGGATAAAGCCCGGGTCGTTAATGAGCTCAAGGGAAACGGGCATAAGGTGGTGGTAGTGGGAGACGGGGTAAACGACGCCCTGGCCCTGGCGGAGGCGGATATCGGCATTGCCGTAGGCGGCGGAGGCTCGGAGATCGCCCTGGCCACCGCCGATGTCGTGCTTACCAACGGAGATCTGGCAAAAGTACTGTATCTCCGGGAATTGAGCCAGCAAACCCTGAAAATCGTCTACCAGAACTTTTGGCTGGCAACCAGCACCGATCTTATCGGAGCCGGCTTAGGTATTCTGGGGTTTCTCCCTCCGGTGTTGGCCGGTCTTTTTCACGTGGCCCACAGTCTCGGGATTATGGCCAACTCCAGCCGATTGCTGACTTTTGCCCCACAATCCAATGAGACTTATGCCGACTCCCAGGCAGAAACGCAACTGCCGGATTCCCGACGGTTAGACACTCTGGCGATTCATTAA
- the feoB gene encoding ferrous iron transport protein B: MAENITVALAGNPNCGKTTMFNAITGAHQRVGNYPGITVERKEGSYRHNGKEVHLIDIPGTYSLTAYSLEEVVAREVLVDEKVDVVVDIIDATALERSLYLAVQFMELGIPLVLALNMMDEVKKKGIRINSKSLGELLQVPVVETVARKGDGKEDIVREAVAVARKSGHEWKPLEISYGPDIDPILAGMTHMIEAANFMTERYPARWIALKYLEGDEKIMAAGRQTGSISRKLEEMVITVEELCQKNFNSYPEAIIADHRYGFINSVLRQPNVLVTASHERFDQSDRLDKVLAHKLLGPAIMIAVLYAIFHITFTVGEYPKGWLDVFFGWLGDTFTSLIPEGLVQSLIVSGIIGGVGSVLSFVPLILIMFALVTFLEDLGYMARVAYMMDRVVRVFGLHGASVMPLIISGGLPGGCAVPGVMAARTLRSPKERLATIITAPFQVCGAKIPVFVLMVGAFFEQSQAKIMFFITLGAWAASLVVSRILRWTVIKGESTPFIMELPPYRLPTLRGVLTHTWDRTWQYLKKAGTVILAIAILLWAAMTFPQLPANQVENYEQQKAVAEQEVAATATRENLSDEDKDKLLKEKLSEIADKQSEAALEYSVAGRLGHAIEPVMSLAGFNWQTNIALIGGFAAKEVIVATLGTAYSLGTVDPEEPESLTQKIAADPHWTIPAVLSLIIFVLLYAPCFVTVVAMARESSWNWALFAVAFNTVLAYVIAVMVYQVGSGI; this comes from the coding sequence GTGGCGGAAAATATCACGGTAGCCCTGGCCGGCAATCCTAATTGCGGAAAAACCACCATGTTCAATGCCATAACCGGGGCCCATCAGCGAGTCGGCAATTATCCCGGCATAACCGTGGAGCGTAAAGAAGGTTCGTACCGTCATAACGGCAAGGAGGTACACCTCATCGATATCCCGGGAACCTATTCTCTGACCGCCTATTCTCTGGAAGAGGTGGTGGCCCGTGAGGTTCTGGTGGATGAGAAGGTGGACGTGGTAGTGGACATCATAGACGCCACCGCCTTGGAACGCAGCCTCTATCTGGCAGTGCAGTTCATGGAACTGGGAATTCCCTTAGTCCTGGCCTTGAACATGATGGATGAAGTAAAAAAGAAGGGCATCCGGATAAATAGTAAGAGTTTAGGTGAGTTATTGCAGGTTCCAGTAGTGGAAACCGTGGCCCGCAAAGGCGATGGCAAAGAGGATATTGTCCGGGAGGCAGTCGCCGTTGCCCGAAAATCCGGCCATGAATGGAAACCCTTGGAAATCTCTTACGGACCGGACATTGATCCCATCCTGGCGGGCATGACCCACATGATTGAGGCGGCCAACTTTATGACCGAGCGCTATCCCGCCCGTTGGATCGCCCTGAAGTATTTGGAAGGAGATGAAAAGATTATGGCCGCCGGCCGACAGACCGGTTCCATCTCCCGTAAATTAGAGGAAATGGTCATCACGGTGGAAGAGCTCTGTCAGAAAAACTTCAACTCTTACCCCGAGGCCATTATCGCCGACCACCGGTATGGTTTTATCAACTCTGTGCTCCGGCAGCCCAACGTTTTGGTCACCGCCTCCCACGAGCGTTTTGACCAGTCTGACCGTCTGGATAAGGTGCTGGCCCACAAACTGCTGGGGCCGGCGATCATGATTGCCGTACTGTATGCCATTTTCCATATTACTTTTACCGTGGGAGAATACCCCAAAGGGTGGCTGGATGTCTTCTTCGGCTGGCTGGGGGATACCTTTACCAGTCTGATACCCGAAGGGTTAGTGCAATCGCTGATTGTTTCCGGCATCATTGGCGGTGTCGGCAGTGTCCTGAGCTTTGTGCCGCTCATCCTGATCATGTTTGCCCTGGTCACCTTTCTCGAAGACCTGGGATATATGGCCCGGGTGGCGTACATGATGGACCGGGTGGTGCGCGTCTTCGGTCTGCACGGCGCCTCGGTCATGCCCCTGATTATCTCCGGCGGCTTGCCCGGGGGCTGCGCCGTGCCCGGGGTCATGGCGGCCAGAACCCTGAGGAGCCCCAAAGAACGGCTGGCCACCATCATCACGGCCCCCTTTCAGGTCTGCGGCGCTAAGATCCCGGTCTTTGTCCTAATGGTAGGGGCCTTTTTTGAGCAGAGCCAGGCCAAGATCATGTTTTTCATTACCCTGGGCGCCTGGGCCGCCTCCCTGGTAGTTTCCAGAATCTTGCGCTGGACGGTGATCAAAGGGGAATCCACTCCGTTTATCATGGAACTGCCTCCTTACCGGCTCCCCACCCTGCGTGGCGTGCTGACCCACACCTGGGACCGCACCTGGCAATATCTCAAGAAGGCCGGCACCGTCATCCTGGCCATTGCCATCCTGCTCTGGGCGGCCATGACCTTCCCCCAGCTCCCTGCCAACCAGGTCGAAAATTACGAACAGCAAAAGGCAGTTGCGGAGCAGGAGGTGGCGGCAACAGCCACCCGGGAGAACCTGTCGGACGAGGATAAAGATAAGCTGCTCAAGGAGAAACTATCTGAAATCGCCGATAAACAGAGCGAAGCGGCATTGGAGTATTCGGTGGCCGGGCGCCTGGGGCACGCCATCGAACCGGTGATGAGTCTGGCCGGCTTCAACTGGCAGACCAATATCGCTCTCATCGGCGGGTTTGCCGCCAAGGAGGTGATTGTCGCCACTCTGGGCACTGCCTATTCCCTAGGAACGGTGGACCCGGAAGAACCCGAAAGCCTGACCCAAAAGATTGCCGCTGACCCCCACTGGACCATTCCGGCGGTGCTATCCCTGATTATCTTTGTGTTGCTCTATGCCCCTTGTTTTGTGACCGTGGTGGCCATGGCCCGAGAATCCTCCTGGAACTGGGCCTTGTTTGCCGTGGCTTTTAACACCGTGCTGGCATATGTCATTGCGGTTATGGTTTACCAGGTGGGAAGCGGGATTTAA
- a CDS encoding metal-dependent transcriptional regulator, whose translation MKDFPDEDKLTTGETSLNARMEDYLEAIYHLERENQVARVKDIAGYLNLHKSTVSGALKTLAERRLINYTPYGLITLTPEGIILAKGVVRCHEVLQGFFVKILGIDQKIAEEAAYLMERAIPGVIVDRLIQFGEFLDICPRSGREWLQDFQRFCQDAAQRRQCEQCIFQCLENFEERQQQEKPRTLLLHELKPGEKGIILSVDTSSSPGQRVQELGFIPGIVAEVERLGPYGDPVEVKVLGYHFSLRREEAVAITVELP comes from the coding sequence ATGAAGGACTTTCCGGATGAAGACAAACTAACCACGGGAGAAACGAGCTTAAACGCCAGGATGGAAGATTATCTGGAGGCGATTTATCACCTGGAGCGAGAAAATCAGGTAGCTCGGGTCAAGGATATTGCCGGCTATTTGAATTTACACAAGTCAACAGTAAGCGGAGCTCTCAAGACGTTAGCGGAGCGTCGGCTCATTAATTACACTCCCTACGGCCTGATCACACTGACCCCGGAAGGCATCATTCTTGCCAAGGGGGTGGTGCGCTGTCATGAAGTCCTCCAGGGATTTTTCGTCAAGATACTCGGAATTGACCAGAAAATCGCAGAAGAAGCCGCCTACCTGATGGAACGTGCGATACCGGGGGTTATTGTGGACCGGCTCATCCAGTTTGGGGAATTTCTCGATATCTGCCCTCGCAGTGGCAGAGAGTGGCTTCAGGATTTTCAACGTTTCTGCCAGGATGCCGCGCAAAGGAGACAATGTGAGCAGTGCATTTTTCAATGCCTGGAAAACTTTGAGGAACGGCAACAACAAGAAAAGCCGCGGACTTTACTGCTTCATGAGCTTAAGCCTGGCGAAAAAGGAATAATTCTCTCCGTAGACACCTCCAGTAGTCCAGGCCAACGGGTCCAAGAGCTCGGTTTCATTCCAGGAATCGTTGCAGAAGTTGAGAGACTGGGGCCTTATGGTGATCCAGTGGAGGTGAAGGTCCTGGGTTATCATTTCTCTCTGCGCCGCGAAGAGGCGGTTGCCATTACAGTGGAGTTGCCCTAA